The proteins below come from a single Erysipelothrix piscisicarius genomic window:
- a CDS encoding nitroreductase family protein, with amino-acid sequence MTKIFEDLELRRSRYGLSKEAVLTEDEVIELVESSVQHTPSAFNAQTQRAVVLFGKHSDTFWDLTREALRKVAPEEGFENTVAKLESFKQGQGTILYYIDTDVVKGLQDQFALYADNFPIWAEQENGMLQLVTWTALVGAGIGASVQHYNPIVDASAAEAFEIPSSWKLVAQMPFGKAIDEVQPKTLQDVKGKVKVFK; translated from the coding sequence ATGACGAAGATTTTTGAAGATTTAGAACTTCGACGTTCTCGATATGGATTATCAAAGGAAGCGGTATTAACCGAAGATGAAGTAATTGAGTTGGTGGAGTCATCAGTACAACATACACCATCAGCATTTAATGCTCAAACACAACGCGCAGTCGTTTTATTTGGAAAACACAGTGATACATTTTGGGACTTAACACGTGAAGCATTACGTAAAGTAGCACCTGAAGAAGGCTTTGAAAATACTGTTGCGAAATTGGAAAGTTTTAAACAAGGGCAAGGTACCATTCTTTATTATATTGATACCGATGTTGTGAAGGGGTTACAAGACCAATTTGCACTTTATGCGGATAATTTCCCAATTTGGGCTGAGCAAGAGAATGGTATGTTGCAATTGGTAACATGGACTGCTCTTGTCGGAGCTGGAATCGGTGCATCCGTCCAACATTACAATCCAATTGTGGATGCAAGTGCTGCAGAGGCATTTGAAATACCATCAAGTTGGAAATTAGTTGCGCAAATGCCATTTGGTAAAGCAATTGATGAAGTCCAACCCAAAACACTACAAGATGTGAAGGGTAAAGTTAAAGTTTTTAAATAA
- the gpmA gene encoding 2,3-diphosphoglycerate-dependent phosphoglycerate mutase, whose translation MMKLVVVRHGESEWNEKNLFTGWADVELSEKGVEEAKLGGRMLKEEGYDFDIVYTSYLKRAIHTMDNILNEMERTWLPIVKDWRLNERHYGALQGLDKAETAAKYGEDQVLIWRRSFDVKPPELDPTDERAPRNMEAYRNVEDKDILPLHESLKETIERAVPYFEETIKPQMLDGKRVLIVAHGNSLRSLVKYFDNMTDDEIMKVNIPTGVPLVYEFDNDFNVVNKYYLGDQEALKAKMEAVANQGKAK comes from the coding sequence ATGATGAAATTAGTTGTTGTTCGTCACGGTGAAAGTGAATGGAACGAAAAAAACCTCTTTACTGGATGGGCTGATGTAGAACTTTCAGAAAAAGGTGTAGAAGAAGCTAAACTTGGTGGACGTATGCTTAAAGAAGAAGGTTACGATTTCGATATCGTTTATACTTCATACTTAAAACGCGCAATCCACACAATGGACAATATTTTAAATGAAATGGAACGTACATGGTTACCAATCGTTAAAGATTGGAGACTTAACGAACGTCACTACGGTGCGTTACAAGGTTTAGATAAAGCAGAAACTGCTGCAAAATACGGTGAAGATCAAGTTCTTATTTGGAGACGTTCATTTGATGTGAAACCTCCAGAATTAGATCCTACCGATGAACGTGCTCCACGTAATATGGAAGCATACCGTAATGTAGAAGATAAAGATATTTTACCATTACACGAATCCTTAAAAGAAACAATTGAACGTGCTGTTCCTTATTTTGAAGAAACAATTAAACCTCAAATGTTAGATGGAAAACGTGTTCTTATTGTTGCTCACGGTAATTCATTACGTTCACTTGTTAAATACTTCGACAATATGACTGATGATGAAATTATGAAGGTAAACATTCCTACAGGTGTTCCTTTAGTTTATGAATTTGATAATGACTTTAATGTCGTAAACAAATACTACCTCGGTGACCAAGAAGCACTGAAAGCTAAAATGGAAGCAGTCGCAAACCAAGGAAAAGCGAAATAA